A genomic stretch from Anaerolinea thermophila UNI-1 includes:
- the csx2 gene encoding TIGR02221 family CRISPR-associated protein, with translation METSFAPLASCRFLKADQIVVFLTQKARENVFNNFIKHAQESVQANVIPVDIPAGAKEEELWQIFSAILEQTSPDEELAFDVTHGFRSSPMISLLAAAFMRSAFNVKLKAILYGAYDAKDEANRTPIFDLSPMITLLEWAVAADRFNRTGDSRYFASLIREQQKSLALRGMLEEAGTLGKLQKNLTELSLYLHMIRPEQAMQAAEELKDHIECSTSALEKAMGTLPFRALLNTVKEAYHPVAHHAKPKDLAQLKEMLATERIMIGWYIERELWMQAAALIREWLVSWVMAQMGEVNISNRTNRERFESVISIEAHAFLNAKHQQPPFSSTFLSNLPEQEQFFGRWLSFTEPRNDLMHAGQRDDSKEPNTLISQIKETYNWLVTLPV, from the coding sequence ATGGAAACTTCCTTTGCTCCCCTTGCTTCATGCCGATTTCTAAAAGCCGACCAGATAGTTGTCTTTCTTACCCAAAAAGCAAGAGAAAATGTTTTTAATAACTTCATTAAGCATGCTCAGGAAAGTGTTCAAGCCAATGTAATTCCCGTGGATATCCCTGCGGGAGCAAAAGAAGAAGAATTATGGCAAATCTTCAGCGCCATTCTTGAGCAAACCAGTCCTGACGAGGAACTGGCTTTTGATGTCACCCACGGATTTCGCTCCTCGCCCATGATCAGCCTGCTGGCAGCAGCGTTCATGCGTTCTGCCTTTAATGTGAAACTCAAGGCGATCCTTTATGGAGCCTACGATGCAAAAGATGAAGCCAATCGTACCCCAATTTTTGATTTATCCCCAATGATTACTCTATTGGAGTGGGCTGTTGCGGCAGACCGATTTAACCGCACTGGCGACTCGCGATACTTTGCATCTCTAATCCGCGAACAGCAAAAATCGCTTGCATTAAGAGGAATGCTAGAAGAAGCAGGAACATTGGGCAAACTGCAAAAGAATCTTACTGAACTCTCCCTATATCTCCACATGATTCGTCCTGAGCAAGCCATGCAAGCAGCAGAAGAATTGAAAGATCACATTGAGTGTTCTACCTCTGCTCTGGAAAAAGCTATGGGCACTCTCCCCTTCCGCGCCCTGCTCAATACAGTAAAAGAAGCCTACCATCCTGTTGCTCATCATGCCAAACCGAAAGATTTAGCACAATTGAAAGAAATGCTTGCAACAGAACGGATAATGATTGGATGGTATATCGAGCGGGAATTATGGATGCAGGCAGCGGCACTGATTCGAGAATGGCTGGTTTCCTGGGTGATGGCACAAATGGGAGAGGTAAATATTTCAAATAGAACTAATCGAGAAAGATTTGAATCGGTCATCAGCATTGAAGCCCACGCTTTTCTTAATGCCAAACATCAACAACCCCCATTTTCTTCAACTTTTTTGTCTAACCTGCCAGAACAGGAACAATTTTTTGGACGATGGCTCAGTTTTACCGAACCGCGCAATGATTTAATGCATGCAGGGCAAAGAGATGACTCTAAAGAGCCCAACACTCTTATCAGTCAAATCAAAGAAACGTACAACTGGTTAGTCACTCTCCCTGTTTAG
- a CDS encoding Card1-like endonuclease domain-containing protein has protein sequence MILLTLLGEQPIPNLLPLWQYREFSGVQFVVTPRTRPLAESLAAFIRQDRTLQHLQVHEPLDVEAYDLSQTRLRLIQALMSHIRAHTPVTLNLTGGTKLMSLAAMQAAYGLAVPLLYVSSETGEMILYTSDGIEQKREPIHVSITADQYLQAHGIESSPYQNFAENEKYAPIRSTKEGDWLEEAVYQAALQSGMFDDVRKNVYIRRRGRKDAVINELDVVVTRNGLLGVCSCKSGKKLDKDDLYELEALSSREKFGIYCGKVFACATDEIPEGIKERASADKIRLAFGKDVAQKAVQQLLESLKRF, from the coding sequence ATGATTCTTCTCACCCTGCTGGGCGAACAACCCATTCCCAACCTTTTACCTCTATGGCAGTACCGCGAATTCAGCGGCGTGCAGTTTGTGGTGACGCCGCGCACCCGTCCGCTGGCAGAGTCGCTGGCGGCTTTCATTCGACAGGATCGCACGCTTCAGCACCTGCAGGTGCATGAACCGCTGGATGTGGAAGCCTATGACCTGTCCCAAACGCGCTTGCGCCTGATTCAAGCCCTGATGAGCCACATCCGTGCGCATACGCCGGTGACGCTCAACCTGACCGGCGGGACGAAACTGATGAGCCTTGCCGCCATGCAAGCCGCGTATGGTCTGGCAGTGCCTCTGCTGTACGTGAGCAGTGAAACCGGCGAGATGATTCTGTACACCTCCGACGGCATAGAGCAAAAGCGGGAGCCGATTCATGTTTCGATTACCGCGGATCAGTACCTGCAGGCGCACGGCATTGAATCCAGCCCCTATCAAAATTTTGCCGAGAACGAAAAATACGCTCCCATCCGCTCTACCAAAGAAGGCGACTGGCTGGAAGAGGCCGTGTATCAGGCGGCATTGCAGTCGGGTATGTTTGACGATGTGCGCAAAAATGTGTACATCCGCCGCCGCGGGCGCAAAGATGCCGTGATCAACGAACTGGATGTGGTGGTCACCCGCAACGGCTTGCTGGGGGTGTGTTCCTGTAAATCCGGGAAAAAACTGGACAAAGACGACCTTTACGAACTGGAAGCGCTCTCCAGCCGGGAAAAATTCGGCATTTACTGCGGAAAAGTGTTCGCCTGCGCCACTGACGAAATTCCTGAAGGGATCAAAGAGCGCGCCAGCGCTGATAAAATCCGCCTGGCTTTTGGGAAAGACGTTGCTCAAAAAGCAGTCCAGCAACTGCTTGAATCTTTAAAACGCTTTTAG